A segment of the Lycium ferocissimum isolate CSIRO_LF1 chromosome 5, AGI_CSIRO_Lferr_CH_V1, whole genome shotgun sequence genome:
GAAAGTGCTCCGAGTCACCTCCCGCTGTCCTTACCCGGGTCTTGGCTCTATAGTACATGTCCATAATCGCTCTAATATACGCCACcagtacacctttagcctccaaacATATCCATAGAACCTCCCTTGGGACTTTGTCTATGCCTTTTTAAGGTCAATGAACAACATGTGAAGGTCCTTCTTCCTCTCCCTCTATTGCTCCACCAACCTTCTAACAGATGAATGGCTTTTGTAGTTGAGTGTCCCGACATGAATTCGAACTGGTTCTCGAAAATAGACATGTCCTCCCTCACCTGCAACTCCACCACCCTCTCTCAaactttcatagtgtggctaAGCAGCTTATTGCCCCTATAATTGTTGCAACTCTGGATGTCACCTTTGTGCTTGTACAACGGAATCTTTTGATACAAATGAAGATTCAAATCCAATCCAAAATTTTATAATCGAAAAGGATCTACAGTTGTCCTTAACGTATTAGAAAGAACTTTAAAATGCCCTCATTCCATCTATTGGATCAAATTTGTCACTAACGTTACTTTCAGGTTTAAAATTGTCGCTGCATTAACGGCACAATTATATGACATttcattaaattttaatttaacatatggTCTTTATTTATTGGTTTACATAAAATATAGATAAAGAAACACGCTGTCGTTGAGTTCAGATTCAGTGAATAGAAGAGTTCCCTCTTAGAATTGGTTAGGTTAAAGGGAAACTTCACATCACAACCAATGTAGGACTGTTCTATATTTCTAACACAAACAAATATTGGTCATGCAAACTTGGACCACTCCTTTCTCCATCACTTGCAAATACAGTGTCGACCCTTGGCCATACGGCACTGATATTTTCCCTTGAATTTCTGCCATCTCAACGTTGAATTCGTAATTAATCAATTAAATGCGTCAATCGGACACGGCTTCTACAATCAAAGATGAACCATagatatttttttatgttttggtaTGTATAACCATCTAATAGTGATACCTAAATTGAtccaactaattcaaattcataTTGTGTAGGACTATTAAAGGAGAGAAGCTCTCTATCAGAAGTCTCTTCATTTCAAGTCTAAAACTGAACGGTGAAAGGATCTCATTTATCTCACTTCACCTATTGGTGGTGAGCCATAGATCTAAATAAAGGTTCTTAAAATTTGCAAGGTGCGCCAAGGTTATTCTATTTAGGTCATATGATGTAtcacttgatttgactatctaTCTACCAAAAAGGTGAAAATTATGATTAGGTGGAGTGATTATGTATCGCTTAGCTGTCATATAAGTTTGGTATCATTGGTCAAATGTGTGGTTTCTGTGCCTTTTCATGAATAATTTAGTACGTTATCTAAACATAAAAAGCTTTTTATCCTCATGTGTTGTTGGAGAAGTGGAGGAGTGCACgggataaaaagaaaattaaacgtAGTTTGACGTTAAATGACACATGTTTTGTGTTTACTAAAAAACTAAGCTGAACTCCTAAAATATAATGATTATCCCACATAACCCTAAAGATTAAGTCTTATAacctgtttggccaaacttttaaaatcagattattttaaaaagtactttttttcaaaagtgctttttaaaaaaatattttttgcaaaaagcagtttgtgtttacccaattaattttaaaagcacttttgaacAGCAATTagtatttggccaagcttttaaaaagtgcatttaagtgtatttttctttaAGGTTTTTAAAAAGTCTTGGCAAAGCTATTTTTATTTAACTTCACGGCTAATTATCAGAACCGCCTATAAAGacttattttttcccaaaagcttggccaaacacctcactttttttaaaaataagcacttattgaaaaaactaagtacttttgagaaaaaataatcttggccaaacaggctattagacTACCAATTCAAACACTCACAAAATACAATATCAACTCATGAATAAAACCAAAGTGTTTCTGAGGACCTTGTTGCTCGTTTGTTATTCACATTCCAAAGTTGAAAAGTTCAAAGTTCAAGTCATCCTGCGAGTTATTGTGTGTAATCTAGGGCTATACAAAGAAAAttgacaaaccgcaccaaatcgATAATTCGAgtcaaattgaaaaaaaaacccgactagcgATTTGGTTTAACTTGGTTTGgtgtcgaaaaaaaaaacccgaccataattggtttggtttggttttaactaaaaaaaatcaaaccaaaccaacccgacaatacatatatataacttttaaaatattttatacataaaaatatttatttgtaatgcgATTTATAAacatttcttaaattttttcatagtttttgtcttttaacatattatttcaagcttggacttagaattttgaGTGATCCAATAAGTTCTATAGCCCATAGATGTTAGCAACCCAAATAAattcaaaccaaaatcaaaccaatactaatgctaacaaaagaaatcaaattaTCACTAAGAATAACAATAATGTTGgaatctattctttagttttgcattggTTTAGATAGTGGAATACAcaacttaatttatttttatttttgtcatgtatttaatatttattagcTGTACTTATTTTAGCTTGACTTGGTATTTTAAGATTATGATAATTTTCACTAtgacttattaattagcaatatttattttatgctatttcattatcctttttgttgaatattttattacaatatcatcactcatctcacattttatgttattttcttaagaaacaccttaattatatagttgtattttactataactaaagaaatatttgaagtaaaagttatatgttttatatgaagACTTTTTCAGGgaaaaacccgaaaaaaccaaaaaatctgagaaaatccgaggttgaaaaacctgacttatattggtttggtttggtttatagattttAAAATCCGACAcaattagtttggtttggtatttgaaaaatccaAACTAATCCGGTCCATGTATATCCCTAGTGTATATGTATCGGCAACCTTTTTTTCCCTCTCATCTGCTACTTTAAGGTCAACCTGTAACGACTTTGATATGATTATTTCTCTTTTAAAGGTTTTCTTTGGGCATTCAAACTTGCAATTCCCGTTACTTTTGTTTGTTGCAAAGTCTCCCCATAAATTAATGGGGCCATTGACTTTGAAAATAATACCTCTCCAAACTTCCATTTGCTTCTTTTCCGTGTAGGGCATGTCAATATAAATATTGCTCAAAACTTAACTAGTTCTTCCAACAGCTCCATGGACAACCCCTATTGTCTAGTTATTCTTGCATTCTTTTACACTATTCTTGTACGAGCTCaatcttttaattttctttacaaTGGATTCAATAATTCAGATATTATCAGAGATGGAGTTGCAATTATCAATCCTAGTGGTGCACTTAAGCTCACTAATAGATTATATCATGTTATAGGCCATGCTTTCCACCCCAATCCTATACCAATTTTCAACTCAAGTTCTAATTCCCTTGCTAAAAATGCTTCTTCATTTAGTACATACTTCGTTTTCGCCATTGTCCCTCTTGAGAAAACTTCAGGTGGCTTTGGCTTTACTTTCACCTTATCTCCATCCCGGGGTTTCCCAGGTGCTCAAGACGATCACTTTCTTGGAGTCCTCAACTCGATAAACGATGGAAATCGTACTAACCATATATTTATGGTTGAATTTGACACTGTGAATGGTCACAATGAAGGTGTGGACACAGATGGAAATCACATTGGAGTCAACATCAATGGCATGGCGTCTATCGCATCACAACCAGCCAATTACTATGTGGATGGAACTTCTAAAACAGAGGAGGTAAATCTACAAAGAGGAGAATCAATTCAGGCTTGGGTTGATTATGATGGAGTGAACAAAGTGGTAAATGTAACTATAGCTCCCATATCAGTTTCAAAGCCAATTAAACCTCTGATCACTGAGGGCATAGATTTGTCCCCTGTGTTGAAGGAAACAATGTATACTGGTTTCTCAGCAGCCACGGGAGATAATAAAGCGAGCTCTCATTACATATTAGGTTGGAGTTTTCGGTTGAATGGAGCTGCTGATCCTTTAAATCTTGCTAAGCTACCTCTTGCTCCACCTGAAGTGGAAAGATCTTCCAAGAATTCCCATCTCAAAAGGGCCTTAATCGCATCATTTTCCTCTGCGGTTATCCTGATCCTTGGAGCATTTTTATCTGTTTATATCTACAGAAGGATGAGGCAACATGAAGTTCTAGAGGACTGGGAGTTGGATTGTCCTCACAGGTAAGGGTGTCACATGGGAGGGTCAAAATGGGCTAAGTTAATAAATGGGCGGGTTATTGACCCGCTCAAAAGTCACTTGGGCTAAAATGGGTTGGATCGGAATGGGCTAAAAAGCAGGTCCTAACCCAATCTACTCAACTCTTATTAAgttttagtttctttctttgttcttttataGAATTTTTAGTACCTACTAAACTATTGTTTTGACAAGATTACTGGTCAAGCTGGGCACATATCAGCCCAATTTTTTGATGGGCTGAAATGGGTGAGCTAACAGATTGGTGGGTCAATGACCAGCCCAAACTTAGCGGGTTGGCTTGTCATGTATTCATGGGCTAATTTTTTCACCTCTACTCACAGGTTCCGATATAGAGATCTTTACAAGGCAACCAAGGGATTCAAGGTGAGTGAACTAATTGGAGTTGGAGGCTTTGGTGCTGTTTACAAGGGTGTTTTGCCAACTAACGGAGCCGAGGTTGCGGTGAAGAAGATATCAAGCAATTCTCTTCAAGGAATGAGAGAATTTGCAGCGGAGATCGAAAGCTTAGGCAGGTTAAGGCACAAACACTTAGTGAACCTTCAAGGCTGGTGCAAGACCAAGAATGATCTTCTCCTAGTGTATGACTTTGTCCCCAACGGGAGTCTTGATTCGTTACTTTATAGACCGAAAACGAACGTCGTTCTAGCATGGGATCAGAGGTTTAACATCGTAAAAGGGATCGCTGCAGGGCTTCTTTACTTGCACGAAGAATGGGATCAAGTGGTAATACATCGAGATGTGAAGAGCAGTAACGTGTTAATAGATGGTGAAATGAATGGCAAATTAGGAGATTTTGGGCTAGCTAGATTATACGACCACGGCAAGAATTCACACACTACGAATGTTGTTGGAACAATAGGGTACATCGCACCAGAATTGACACGAATGGGGAAGGCCTCAACGAGCACGGATGTGTACGCGTACGGTGTACTACTACTTGAAGTAGCTAGTGGAAGGTCACCTATTATCTATGAACCGGGGAAAGGAGCGTTAATACTAGCAGATTGGGTGATAGAATGTTTTCAACTAGGTAATATTTTTGATGCAGTTGATCCTAGGTTGAAGAATTCTGGCTATGTAGATAAAGAGGTGAAAATGGTATTAGGACTTGGGCTTATTTGTTCTCACCCAAGACCAGAATCTAGGCCAACAATGAGACAAGTTATGAGGTACCTCAGTGGAGATGAATCACTTCCAATATTTGAGCAGTTGAGCTCTATTGGATCTGGTAGGGTTGATGAAATCACATCCAAGTTCTTGGAAGTGTTTGCTAGTGATACAATCAATTTATCACGACGTTCGTTATCCGTCGGACAGATATCATCTAGTTCGCTAAATGCTGGTAGATAGAAACTGGGAACTAATTCTGTATAAAGGACATACActgttcttttgttttgtttaagcACTTTGTTGGGATTAAGTAGCTTCTATTTACCCAAAATCTAAGTTTTCTTCTTCATAATTCTGCAGAAGATAGGTCATCTATTTCTGGGCGTATTCATAAGCTAACAAGTAAGAGGAACACAATCTCACTTATCACATCCTATATTTTTGTTTATGTACAAACTCCTATTACGGGAATTTTTTAATATCTTAAAGATATAGATTCTAGTTTAGTTGAACAACATGTTATTTTAGATATTATCTTCTCACTATAAGCTTCATCATTCATttatgggaaaagggtcaaatacaTCCATAAATTCTTGGTAATCAGTATTCGGAAGAAAGATAGTGTGAATCCTATTTAGTCTAACTCTCTCTTTCAAATTTTCTACACTAttcaaaaatagtttaaatataTACCCTCCGTTTGAGTATCCGTTTAATTGCAACCCTATGGTTATACTTTGGCACTAATTTGCCCCTAATTAATTCGAGGGGGACACCTGACAAGCTCAAAAACAAGTAATGCACCTCAACATTTAAATACCTGACCCAAAACTCtttacttcatttatttctcttaatcttctctttttttgcTTTCAACCTCCGTCAATGGAAAACCTCTTCTTTTATCTCCATTCTGCcattttctctctttgttttcttccctCTTTGGATGATTGTTACACATGGtttcatatcgtatcgtattgCGTCGTACTCTACTGTTCTGATGAATACAACGTTTGAATAGATTGTATTTTTTGCTTTCGTTACATAATGCCACACATCAACAATCTGAAgcaatattattaaaaaaaaaaaacagtaggATAATCGTTCAAGTACTTTGGTAATGACAGATCGGGCTATAGGGGCGTTCAAGTACTGTTAAATAAGGGTTTTGCTGACCTACAACATGAAGGTTGTAGGTTAGCAATgtacccaaattttttttttcactaaaatgtCCTTATCATTggattaagggaaaagggtcaaatatacccctctactttagtttatttgctAACTTTATCCTTCGTTAATAAAGTAGTCAAAAATATCCTCTTCTACAAGTTGGGGCCAAATATATACCGCTACCGTTAGCTTGAGTTTCAAAAATATCCTCATTTAACATATTTCCACATAACAAGTCATATCGGAATTGGGTGACATGGACGCCACGTGACATTTAACATTACATGTGGTGGCTACGtggcaatttttttaaaaacaatctcgaaaattgatttttctaaaaacaaaTCTGTTAAAAatggattttattaaaaaaattattttataaaacccgcttcttaaaaaaaatctggaaaattgaatttttttattaaaaaatctagaaatgattttttttaaaatcagtttttcaatttttttatattaatccagattttaaaaaaataggacacttttttaaaaaaaaaatactttacaGTTTTccagattaaaaaaattatttttcaatttttttaactaaaatatccaattttcgataatatatttttaaaaaaagggttttattaaaacaaaaaagtttcagatttttaataaaagccattttttctagatttgttttaaaaaattgattttctagattgttttttaaaaaattaccacgtaggcaccacatagaataagttaaatgtATGCCATGGGCATCATATCACCCAATTCCAAATGACCAGATTTGCTTATGTGgaaatatgttagaaatgagaggtatttttgaaactttgctTAGCTGTGAAGTGATATTTGGCCCCAACTTCAGAATAAGAGGGTGATATTTGACTACTTTGGGGCTAACGGGAGACGAAGTTAGttaataaactaaagtagagggatatatttgactcTTTTCCCTTGAATTAAAGTAGGCACTTTTAGGGGCTCATTGGTTTTTTTACCCAAATATCCACATTTCCTCCCTCTCGTGCATCAGCCAAACACGCTGTCTCTCTAAAATATCCATCGATCAACTTGTGAATCTTGATTTTACCCAACTTCTGTCTTTTACCCAACAGCCATGATGCTTCACTGACGATCTTCCAAtttctgttttttctttttctttatatctTTTCCCTTCTTCCAACAGTGAGCAGTGCAAAAAGAATGAAGATTTAAGAAGTTATGAAGAAAAGAGATCAACTTGtgaatctttatttttttattgttggAAATCCTCATAAGTACTGGAATGAAAGTGTATATgtaaggagaagaaagaaattttccttttcaatattttttcttaatttgttgCACATTGGTTCGTGGTACAATATGTGATTGTataattttgatttgtttttagTGGAAAGTATCAATTGAATCAAAAGAAATTTAGATCTGCAATtcataataaaaaagaaaaaagaaattgtcaGCCAAGGTGTTTTTTGGTTAATCTTTAATTCCAACAGGCTTTTCCCAATAGAAAGCAAACTCATTTGTCCATCGTTGCTTTTCCattcatccattttcttctttttttatctcCACAAAAATCACCTAATGTGTGCTTACATGGAAACCCAATAATGGACAAAATGGAGGGTTGTTTTTGTTGAAGTTAATCTGGGAATGGAAATGAACTGGagggaaaaagaaggaaattggagatttgggTAAAATACCGATAAGCCCCTAAAAGTGCATACTTTAATTAAAAATGGTAAGGAGATTTAGTGAATCAAAAAGTTGAGTATATTGCTAACCTACAACCTTCATATTGTAGGTTAGCAAAACCCgttaaataaatattcaaaagtGGGTAGCTGCTGCTATGTGTTTGAGCACCTGAAGGTCCAGtacaaacaagaaaagaaaaaggaaaaagtggaaAGGGGAGTTCACGACATATACAAGCATCTGAAATCGGCTGAAAGTGCTGAATTACTGGTGAAAAAAAACTGGTGTAATGTCTGTCCATTTAATTTTACGGTCAataaaaaagtatatatatgcatgtgtttcTCTATCTTTTAATCCAAGGCTAAAATAGACTACGTTTTGAAATTTCATGTGTCACGTACTTGATCGAAATTAAGCCCGTCAACCGGTTCGGGTTAACCGGTTCAAACCggtaaccggaccggtaaaaTCGGAAGGGAACAGTAGAACCAGGTTTACGGTTCCATCAACTGTTAAATATATACCGATTTCGGCTTTCGATTTTTTTGGGGCGAAACCGGATCGTTAACTtacgaattaaaaaaaaaaatgtacaaaaTTGTAAATTTGACCGTTGgtcaacggtccatttgcaaaatgGTCGTTGCCAAAACGGTTCCAAACCCCCATTTTGGCCCCTccaaccccccaaactttttttttttaacactttaacccatctcCCACCTCTATATAAATCCCTCTCCATTTCgattttaatccacaccaattcactcttctctttctctcaatctctcaattatagttactttgcaacaattagccattttaaatttctctcaattaaatattataaagtcttattatagtttcaattattaattttgcaattataatattattggtggagttggtgattttgcaacaatccgaagtagctttggtggatttgtaattctagccgccttcactttgttgaaaattagtccggcaatttggtaccttcgttccaactctatctttatttttcgcaatttaatttgttgcaatttattttcttgtgatttatttgagtgtgatttaaattaattctatttaataatggcgaagagatttagacgtggtgccggtagtagtggtattgttaggggtgggtttaatgaggaaacatttgtggaagaaatacctaatttaggtattgatgttggtggaagtaatccacttttagatcatgaggcaatgcaacaacactataccgacacttttaatgaaattgatgatgatgatgatgatgatgatgaaacacaagctcCCGAAAATCTCATAGGAGATACAGGTCCtacacaatcacatacacaagacaaaccgcctagaactcgtaagccaaccactaaaatttggaattttatgACTAAGGATAAGGAAAGCCAAACAGCTAAATGTAACATAAGTAAAcaagtatttgcttttaggcaaggaactagtaaggatggtggaacgggtacactaaatagtcatatgagaaagaaacatatggatgtttggggagagcaaacgggttcaaatgttgggggtattcaaatgacgatagacccacaaatcggtaaaaattttaagtatgacaagaaaaaagagcgtgcataaatagctaaaatggtagcttatgattgtttaccatttttctttccttcgggtttgggatttgttacttacattcaacgttgttataaaccgttatttgagggtattcctagaagtacttgtagagcggatgttatagatttgtataaaaaatataaattttatttgcgctatgtatttaattctttaaattgtaatgtttctcttaccgctgatttgggtcttaatcttaacaagttagatttttttgctattacatgtcattgggttgatgataattgggttatgcaaaaaagaattatagcttttttatatgatgaagggaaaggtcTTCACGATGGAAaaattttagcggattcaatgtctactattatgaaattttttaacatttatagaaaaatactttgtattgctttagataatgcttctaataatacaaagcggttggtcttttaaaaaggaattaaaccctccgctaaaaaatatttttcatgtgagatgtagttgtcacattttaaacttaattgcTAAAGATGGTCTTATgtgttttgaagattctattcaaaaagttagagatgcggttgtgttttatttttgtaatgctaataggggaagactgagagattttaagaattcttgtgTGGAAAacaaccttagacctaggaaaattcaagtagaaattgagactaggtggaactacacttacattatgctataacaagcatatgagtataggattcccatacaacaagttcacaacaaatatattattaataatgatgattggttaaattttacggattgggaagatgttgaggaatgtgttgaactcttagaaaatttttataatgcaactcttgctttttctaaacaATTATATCCCATggtaaccggaattttagcctacttagcgaaaatagctagagttttacaagagtataaaaataaatccggttatcaagcggctatttttaatatgacaacaaaatttaagaagtattttttttccatcccaactttatttatattgggttctcttttaaattcttgtttaaaaatgtcttataatagagcattggttggtcaaatttatacctttttagaaattgaagaggaaGTTGAATCATCTTTAGCTGACGCTAAGCTCACGATTGATGCCGAGTTTGGAAAGgtttttagtcattattctaatttggaagaaaatactACACCTGTTGCTCCACGcactactacttctcaaagtagcaaaaaaggtttgtcgggtttgtcgcatttaaaagttttacattcacatccaactccttctcataatgcaaactttgatgaatatcgcttttatttgatgcagtcaaatgtggatatcaaggaactagatgatttggacatcttagcatggtggaagaaatacaaggcaagttatctgatactttcaagaatggctcgagatatccttacggttcaaatatcaaccgtggctttGGAGAGTGCATTTAGctaaggaagacaacaaattggagataatagacactcattatccggatttagcttgcaagtactagtgtgcattcgagattggattagatcggagcgacgcaaccaaaacttacaAGCGatggaaggcgaagaggaagagattgaagatttgatagcaagtggagcggaccaaatggaagactttgaagatatctccatgaccgaatatgataATGGGGAAATTAAGCAAATGATTGacaattggtgattttattattctactatttctttacaactcatgtattatttgcaagttaaaaaaactacaacttgtaaataaatgttatctaagaatgaataaaatatatggctcattgagctttcttctatttatttgtgttcatatttttacttatattaagttaggaatatacctaaaatatactaagaatatacttattatatacatctacttaagttaaaaactagaaagttatatacttgaaaaataactaaaatatatgaagaatatacttataatataaatatacttaatttataaaatacgaatttataaacttagaaaaaacttaagctataaataacttaaattataatatataagttataagtatacatataacttaaacatatatatatatatatataaaagttatataacctaagtat
Coding sequences within it:
- the LOC132056930 gene encoding lectin-domain containing receptor kinase VI.3-like — protein: MDNPYCLVILAFFYTILVRAQSFNFLYNGFNNSDIIRDGVAIINPSGALKLTNRLYHVIGHAFHPNPIPIFNSSSNSLAKNASSFSTYFVFAIVPLEKTSGGFGFTFTLSPSRGFPGAQDDHFLGVLNSINDGNRTNHIFMVEFDTVNGHNEGVDTDGNHIGVNINGMASIASQPANYYVDGTSKTEEVNLQRGESIQAWVDYDGVNKVVNVTIAPISVSKPIKPLITEGIDLSPVLKETMYTGFSAATGDNKASSHYILGWSFRLNGAADPLNLAKLPLAPPEVERSSKNSHLKRALIASFSSAVILILGAFLSVYIYRRMRQHEVLEDWELDCPHRFRYRDLYKATKGFKVSELIGVGGFGAVYKGVLPTNGAEVAVKKISSNSLQGMREFAAEIESLGRLRHKHLVNLQGWCKTKNDLLLVYDFVPNGSLDSLLYRPKTNVVLAWDQRFNIVKGIAAGLLYLHEEWDQVVIHRDVKSSNVLIDGEMNGKLGDFGLARLYDHGKNSHTTNVVGTIGYIAPELTRMGKASTSTDVYAYGVLLLEVASGRSPIIYEPGKGALILADWVIECFQLGNIFDAVDPRLKNSGYVDKEVKMVLGLGLICSHPRPESRPTMRQVMRYLSGDESLPIFEQLSSIGSGRVDEITSKFLEVFASDTINLSRRSLSVGQISSSSLNAGR